Part of the Vigna angularis cultivar LongXiaoDou No.4 chromosome 1, ASM1680809v1, whole genome shotgun sequence genome, GACCGCCTTTGGTTGTTCATCCTTTGGTCGACTTGGACATATCACGTGACCAAATACTCTTGATCGACAATCTTGATCAAACAACCTTGTCGACCAGTTACAGAAGGTCATTAACAAGAATGGTGATCATAAATGAAccttttaattgttaattaagATATAATTGAACCATGATTAgacaaaaaggtaaaaatttATAACAACTACTTTATATAAAGGTCTAAGTATGATTTTGATGTACATACACCTAACATGCATCAGTGCATAATTGCTAATCGATCTATCATctatttcactttatttttggtttaatttttttattataaatttgaaattggttgtcatttattttttaatacaatagttataaatttatttcagtatcACCTTTACTAAATACTCAGTCTATTCTAAATTCTTTTGTAATTAACCGCAAATAAATCAGGTAAAAGAGAGATGTCCTCAGCAATCATTGCAAGATACAACCCAATTAGGTGAAATGTAAGTATTATCTGTTTAGTCGTGCaacaattaaaaagaatacAATAGAGAAGAGTATTtctatattttagtaatttatttattcatttttttatgtgtgagaaagtattatacaacaaataaaatgattattttccAATGTAATTCGATAGTGTGTGTTCTTAGCCATTTCTCAATGCATGTGATAGATAATTTTGAGGTTTGAATAATCGAggtctaaaataaaaatattctctcAACACGTCTCTGTCAAAGTTTTGGAACTTGAAAAGAGACCGAAGTGAGATGGGGAATGCAAAACAGGAGCTTGGGTTGGCAGAACACTGGGCGTTGATTTGGAGGAAAGTCACGTGACAACCACATCGCATGATATTTGTGGTAGTTGTAGGAAACTTTTCGAGCGGAAATAGATAAGGAACGAACGGTGGGAACAGACAGTGAGCACAAATGAGACTGAGTTGCCTTAACAactgtttaatttaattaccaTTTACAATTAATGTTATTAGGAATTAAGCATAAATGAAAATATCAGTTTATTGTAGctaatgtaattataatttgtcAAGTAacagaaataataaaatggaAAGCGTTGATTTTGGGAAGGATTTGAGAAAGGGAAATAAGAGTGAagtaaaagagagagagagagtagtTGCATGAAAACATATGATTGTTAATTGTGGGATCGAGTAGCAGGTACAAGAGTTGTACAAATCCACTAATTGAGAGAAGAACAGTGGGTGGTGGAGCACGAGCCCATATCATGGCATGGGACCATGAGAACAACAAAACCCACATGGATATCCAAACCCACCACAAACGTTACAAAGgaatcaaacacaaaaatttAATGGACAGAGACTCAAGATCAGAGTTAGCTTCAATAATTCCCACTTGCATTCAATTTCTCAATATTATTATAGGAGGGCCCAAAGCCACCTTTCTCTAAAAATAGATGGGACATTAGAGCTAACACAACGATACACACTCCCTTTTTTCCTATACTTTTTTTACTCTCTACACTCAAACAAATATCTACACCTATCTATATCATATCACTGTACAATCCAATTAGCTGTTAATTAATGCTTGTTACACTAATTGGGAGCTTCCTCTTCATCTTCACTGTTGGAAAGTAGATTATTTCATCCTTCTCCGCCACCCATCTGCATAGTACAAACCAAATCATAAACtgcctttttcatttttctagaCAAGTTGTTGTTACCTGTAAGTGGTAACAAGATGGTGAAGGAAGATAGATAGCTCTAGCCTTGAGAGTTCTATTCCAGGACACAGTCTCTGTCCACCACCAAATGGTGTAAACCAATTGTTATTAGCTCCTCCTCCGCTTTTCTGTACTCATAAATAACTCATTATCAGTTTACgctttctttatatatatagctaCCATATATATCACACACTTTTTTATGCTTCATTGCTTCTTTCCTGACTTACCTCCCATCTCCAAGGATCAAACTTAAAAGGGTTTTCGTAATTCATCTCATCCATATGCACAGAAGTAAGAGATGCCACAACACACCAATCCTTAGGAATCAAATACCCTACACACGGTCAAAATACTCAAACTGCATCAAATTCTGTACAAATGCTTCGGGGCCAAATACCACAGATCATTGCCTCCTTTTCTTTACAAACTTACCTTTGATTTCAACGTCTTTCACTGCTTTTCTCCAAATCGCATTCACAATATTTGCCATTCTCAGAGTTTCGCTGATAACCTTGTGAGTGGTAAATGaaagacagaaagaaaaaaaaaaatctgtcaCATGGTATTTTATACAAgataattttatgataatagGTTGGAAATTGATTTTTCCTTCTATAGCTACCGTAAGAGGCTCACATTTTGTGTGAATGGCAGTTGAAGGTAGTCACTCCATACGTAATCCTCTGCACTATTCTTCCGCCTCTTCAATTCCATGTTCTCTTCCTGGTGtcaaacaatcaaatataaatttagttacTTCAACATGgattttgaattatattctcaataataaaataaccacACTAAGAGTAGAAAAAACTGTAACTTTTCTTTCGCCGAGTTTTCACCGAACAAAGATTAAGGAAGAATAAAGTGAGTGTGGTGATTAGGAAAACAAAAGGGTATGTGGTGGAAGCATTTAATTGGTGGTCCTAATTTCAGAGGCGTTGAATATGTAGCAtagccaaaaacacaacaaaCTTCCACATTCACATCCATGTTAGCCCCACTCCAAACTCGTATATGCTTCATAGTGCTCCAAAGGAAAATGACTTGTTAGAGTACTTCAAACACTTCTTTATCGTGGCCCGTACCGCACACGAGCACCAATCTGTAGGGTCCATCAAATTTTTTCTAGATTCCATTCATGTTCACCATACACATTCAATGCTTTCAAATATATTcctaattttatatccaaaagtTACGAAGCACTTATGTAGAACAATAACATAAAccataaaaatgagaaagttaaaaaaaCTCTTCTAGTTATTGTCTTTAAATCTTGAGTGAAATGTTATTAGCTAGTTGCTGTCGAATTTCCCGAAAAGGATCGTGTCGAATATTTTTGTTCCATcgttataataatttaaagaacaaaaaaagaaaGCGTTGATGATGTACAGTATAATGAGTGAGAAAATGTACCAGTAATTTGGATAGGGCAAGGGGAGAGTCACTGAGAAATTTGACAGCCATGGTCATAGCCGTGGGAAGAGTCTCCTCCCCAGGGATCATCATCTCAATTATGTTCTCACAGATATTTTCCAACATGTTAGAGATAGTGTTGCTATCACCAATATCCCTTAAGAGCACATCCACCACATCATTTGCTGCACCTCCTTTCTCTTCTGAATTCTTCTTCTTATGCATATTATTGTTCCTTTCCTCTATTACCCTCTTCACTATTTTCATCATTCTTTCCTTAGCCTGCACCATCCATccattaattcattaattaattcaacGACTACTACTAATATAATATCACAAATCAAAATTTCTCACAAACCCAATTTATACGTAATTTAAAGCACAAAGCTTTAAATTAGTGCCCCCTACAAAAAGTGAAATTTCAATGATTTTTGTCATGGGAGAGAAATAACCTTCAAGGATTTATGTAGTCTTGTTCCAGGAAACTTGAGGGGTAAGCAAATCAACCCTTTTATGAACTCTTCAAATTCTCTCTTCAAGAAGTCTAAATCTTCACCGGGACCAATGCTAAGCAGAACTTTAACCAGAATAGTGAATGTGATCTGATATATTAAGAGAATTGATTGGTAAGCAAAGATTTGTAGTTTTGTTTAGTAGAAtttgatgaaattaaaataaagtggACCTTTTTGACTTGATCTTGAACGTAAATTGGTTGGTGGGTCCAAGTTGCAAAGCATTGTTTAACAGAGTGTTGAATATCTGTAGTGATTCGAGCTTTGAATTGAGGGGATCGTAGGAAGCCTCCAAGGAGTGAATGAATTTTCCTATGCATGTTCCCGTTCATTTGGAGGATGGAGTAGTCTCCCATTAGTTCTCTCACAGATTTTGGATAAGCAGGGACGAATATGTTCCCCTGGTTCTGCAGAATCACCTTGTTCACTTCTGGGTCTGTGGACACAATCACACCAGTTCCCAAAATGCTTGTCTTAAATACACTACCATACCTGCACACAAATATTCACACCCAGATTCAAAATTTCACTCATcatcttcctctctttctcaTTCCTACAAGATTTTCTTTGGTTTAATTCTCTATTTCTTCCCACAATATGAACAAAAGCTTTGTTTTTGGATCgttctttttaacttttatatatatcatctttcattattttcagaTCTTACTAAATTTAGATGGTAGAAactgtaaaaagaataaaatttttgtaactgtaaaattttaaatgagtgATTGAAAATCagataaactaatttataatatataagtgaagtGCAAACCTTGTATTATAAATCTATTTTGTGGAGAcgagttaggtttaaaattcattttccaatatgagtaattaaatatttattttataaagtattaCCTAAAGAATAAACATTTACTTTATAAAGTATTACCTAAAGAATaggagaaaaattaaattaaattctctTCTTTTAACAGATAAAGAGTTAATTTACTAAAGGACTTGATCCTTAGATGTAGCTCATAGTTCTATCACGAAACATCAATCAGACTTGTATTCGTATTTTCGAACTTCGTTTTCAACCATAACAACAAATTTTCGCTCTCTGAAAAATGCATCAGAGAGCGTTTTGAGCTCTAAACTGTGGAGGTAGATAAACACTTTACAAATTACAATGGAAACGAAATCAACATCAAAAAATGTAACACCCTTTAATAGTTAATTGCTAAacatgctatatatatatagaaaacgATAGTAATTAACACAGCCTAAATTTTGTCCTACAAAATATTAACCCTGTATTAAAATTCGACTTAATAACGTTTTccctttaatttaaaatacacgCGATTTTACTCTCAACTTTCGTTTGAGTCaactaaacttttatttttgaaatgtagAAAAACCGCCCCCTCTATCAGTTTTCTTTGACCTAAACCACACATTTAacatcttttataaaaaaaatgtttgagtttatgatatatttagaatataaaataatttaaaattttcaaaaagcAAAACatgtaggaaaaaaaattatagaaatcgAAGGaa contains:
- the LOC108336674 gene encoding 3-epi-6-deoxocathasterone 23-monooxygenase CYP90C1; the protein is MEWIIGLWTLMGIILTWWCYWFLCVKKENGDRVKQKKKKKKKGKVPRGNKGWPLLGETLEFIACGYTSNPVSFMEKRKSLYGSVFKTSILGTGVIVSTDPEVNKVILQNQGNIFVPAYPKSVRELMGDYSILQMNGNMHRKIHSLLGGFLRSPQFKARITTDIQHSVKQCFATWTHQPIYVQDQVKKITFTILVKVLLSIGPGEDLDFLKREFEEFIKGLICLPLKFPGTRLHKSLKAKERMMKIVKRVIEERNNNMHKKKNSEEKGGAANDVVDVLLRDIGDSNTISNMLENICENIIEMMIPGEETLPTAMTMAVKFLSDSPLALSKLLEENMELKRRKNSAEDYVWSDYLQLPFTQNVISETLRMANIVNAIWRKAVKDVEIKGYLIPKDWCVVASLTSVHMDEMNYENPFKFDPWRWEKSGGGANNNWFTPFGGGQRLCPGIELSRLELSIFLHHLVTTYRWVAEKDEIIYFPTVKMKRKLPISVTSIN